A region of the Oceaniferula marina genome:
GCTCACCTCGGAACTCCAAATGAGTCACCCGATCAAACGATCCCAAAACCTTTTCAGCTGCCTGCTCTGCCGTCATCATCAGTCAAATTTGTTGTTTGTTTTAGCCTTTGGACGCCTCACCCACTTCACTGGAGTCCACCTTCAATGCTTTGAGTGACTCTTCCTGGTCGATCTTATCCTGCAGTTTCATCAACCCTTCAATCAACGCTTCAGGACGAGGAGGACAACCGGAAATATACACATCCACCGGGATCAGGCGGTCAATCCCCTGCAAAACTGAATAGCTGCGGAACATACCACCGCTGGAAGCACAGGCCCCCATGGCAATACACCACTTCGGGTCCGGCATCTGATCCCAAACCCGCTTCACCGCAAGCGACATCTTATACGTCACAGTGCCAGCCACAATCATCACGTCACTCTGACGAGGTGAAAAACGCATCACTTCGGCCCCAAAACGAGAAATATCAAAACGAGATGACGCCGTCGCCATCAATTCAATCGCACAACACGCCAAGCCCATGGGCATCGGCCACAGTGAATTTTTCCGCATCCAGTTGATCGCGGCATCCACGCGAGTAAAAAT
Encoded here:
- the nuoB gene encoding NADH-quinone oxidoreductase subunit NuoB, whose protein sequence is MVISSDNTSGTPSSASDSLESAQTTLAHAAYDSKIEGNVIFTRVDAAINWMRKNSLWPMPMGLACCAIELMATASSRFDISRFGAEVMRFSPRQSDVMIVAGTVTYKMSLAVKRVWDQMPDPKWCIAMGACASSGGMFRSYSVLQGIDRLIPVDVYISGCPPRPEALIEGLMKLQDKIDQEESLKALKVDSSEVGEASKG